In Gemmobacter sp. 24YEA27, a genomic segment contains:
- a CDS encoding (deoxy)nucleoside triphosphate pyrophosphohydrolase: protein MKTLLVSAVALIDADGRILLAQRPPGKSLAGLWEFPGGKVEPGETPEACLIRELKEEIGIDTWKSCLAPLTFASHSYDDFHLLMPLFACRKWDGIPVAREGQVLAWVAPDRLRDYPMPPADLPLIPILRDWL, encoded by the coding sequence ATGAAAACCCTGCTCGTTTCCGCCGTCGCACTGATTGATGCTGATGGCCGCATTCTTCTCGCACAGCGCCCGCCAGGCAAAAGCCTCGCCGGTCTGTGGGAGTTTCCCGGTGGCAAGGTCGAACCGGGTGAAACCCCGGAGGCCTGCCTGATCCGCGAACTGAAAGAAGAAATCGGCATCGATACCTGGAAAAGCTGCCTTGCGCCGCTGACCTTCGCCAGCCACAGCTATGATGATTTCCACCTGTTGATGCCACTTTTCGCCTGCCGCAAATGGGATGGCATTCCGGTGGCGCGGGAGGGTCAGGTTCTCGCCTGGGTTGCGCCTGACAGGCTGCGTGACTACCCGATGCCGCCTGCTGACCTGCCCCTGATCCCGATTTTGCGCGACTGGCTGTAA
- the argJ gene encoding bifunctional glutamate N-acetyltransferase/amino-acid acetyltransferase ArgJ: protein MAKTDWKAEAKNLKKKVRKLKDRVTEAVSGAASGALNEVAAVVHKAAHPVSPLAPASFPALPVIRGAEFASIGAGIKYRNRKDVMLVRLAPGTVMAGAFTRSTTRSGCVRDCEAKLALKAAPGNGAAIIVNSGNSNAFTGKIGDKAVADVTGAVAKALGIPATRVFSSSTGVIGEPLPAEKITAVIGDLTEGLTEAAIEGAAQAIMTTDTFPKGATATIEGEGGPIHIAGIAKGSGMIAPDMATMLVYIFTDAKISQAGLQKLVSRHVDDSFNSITVDSDTSTSDTLLVAATGQSEAAPLKGAVLKAFDAALAQVMQDLALQVVRDGEGATKLIEVRVSGAATDADAAKVAFAIANSPLVKTAVAGEDPNWGRIVMAVGKSGAQAERDRLTIRFGDILVAEKGWKSPGYSEDAGASYMKGQELVIDVGLGMGRARRTVWTCDLTDRYVAINADYRS, encoded by the coding sequence ATGGCAAAGACTGACTGGAAAGCCGAAGCGAAGAACCTGAAGAAGAAGGTGCGCAAGCTGAAAGACCGCGTGACCGAAGCGGTCTCCGGCGCGGCCTCGGGCGCGCTGAACGAGGTCGCGGCGGTGGTCCATAAGGCCGCGCATCCGGTGTCGCCGCTGGCTCCGGCCAGTTTCCCGGCACTGCCTGTGATCCGGGGGGCAGAATTTGCCTCGATCGGGGCCGGGATCAAATATCGCAACCGCAAGGATGTGATGCTCGTGCGGCTTGCCCCGGGCACGGTGATGGCCGGGGCCTTCACCCGTTCGACCACCCGTTCGGGCTGTGTGCGGGATTGCGAGGCGAAACTGGCTCTGAAGGCGGCGCCCGGCAACGGTGCGGCGATCATCGTGAACTCGGGCAATTCCAACGCTTTCACCGGCAAGATCGGCGATAAGGCGGTGGCGGATGTGACGGGGGCTGTCGCGAAAGCGCTCGGCATCCCGGCCACGCGCGTGTTCTCTTCCTCGACCGGCGTGATCGGCGAGCCGCTGCCGGCGGAGAAGATCACCGCCGTGATCGGTGATCTCACCGAGGGTCTGACCGAGGCCGCGATTGAAGGCGCCGCTCAGGCGATCATGACCACCGACACCTTCCCCAAAGGCGCCACCGCGACGATCGAAGGCGAAGGTGGCCCGATCCATATCGCCGGCATCGCCAAGGGCTCGGGCATGATCGCGCCCGATATGGCGACGATGCTGGTCTATATTTTCACCGATGCAAAGATCAGCCAGGCGGGCCTGCAGAAACTGGTCTCGCGCCATGTCGATGACAGTTTCAACTCGATCACCGTCGACAGTGACACCTCGACGTCTGACACGCTGCTGGTCGCCGCAACCGGCCAGTCAGAGGCCGCACCGCTGAAAGGTGCAGTGCTTAAGGCATTCGATGCCGCGCTGGCCCAGGTGATGCAGGATCTCGCGCTTCAGGTCGTGCGCGACGGCGAGGGCGCGACCAAGCTGATCGAGGTGCGGGTCTCGGGCGCCGCGACTGATGCGGATGCGGCAAAGGTGGCCTTCGCCATCGCAAATTCGCCGCTGGTGAAAACTGCGGTCGCCGGCGAGGATCCTAACTGGGGCCGCATCGTGATGGCGGTCGGTAAATCGGGCGCCCAGGCCGAGCGTGACCGGCTTACCATCCGTTTCGGAGATATCCTTGTGGCGGAAAAAGGCTGGAAATCACCGGGCTACAGCGAAGATGCCGGCGCCAGCTATATGAAGGGCCAGGAGCTGGTGATCGATGTCGGCCTTGGCATGGGCCGCGCAAGGCGCACGGTCTGGACCTGCGATCTGACCGACCGCTATGTCGCGATCAACGCCGACTATCGTTCCTGA
- a CDS encoding sigma-54 dependent transcriptional regulator, whose amino-acid sequence MRIPVLLVEDTPSLQFVYRSVLTAAGMNVHPAGSASEALQLLHQVKPGVVILDLMLPDRDGLALMSEMLAINPDLCVVVMSAQGSVDRAVAAMRAGAFDFLLKPFEENRFLAAVRAAVLAAEETTPGQPAPKRRAETAASSDPAASIGSSEAMKQVHRVISSVAGSIATVFITGESGTGKELAAIALHTQSPRARGPFIALNCGAIPHDLLESEVFGHLKGSFTGAIADKPGAAMAADGGTLFLDEVCEMAPALQTKLLRFLQTSMVQPLGATRPQKVDVRIICATNQDPLDAVRRGQFREDLYYRLHVVPLHMPPLRDRGRDAAEIAEVALRRFGGEEGKGFAGFAPETQRILLRHRWPGNVRQLLNVVRNIAVMQPGGLVTPDMLPGDMLREDPGQNRGASQPDAPSGTAGPQRTGFAPVATGLDSAETAFAGKTLAEIERMAIEAALARHQGSVPKAAHDLDISVSTLYRRIEAWKSDQS is encoded by the coding sequence ATGCGGATACCTGTTCTGCTGGTTGAAGATACGCCGTCTTTGCAATTCGTTTACCGTTCCGTCCTGACCGCAGCCGGAATGAACGTGCATCCCGCCGGCAGCGCGTCAGAGGCGCTGCAGTTGCTGCATCAGGTCAAACCCGGAGTGGTCATTCTTGATCTCATGCTGCCGGATCGTGATGGTCTGGCGCTGATGTCCGAGATGCTGGCCATTAACCCTGACCTGTGCGTTGTGGTCATGTCGGCGCAGGGATCGGTCGACCGGGCCGTAGCGGCGATGCGGGCGGGGGCCTTTGACTTCCTGCTTAAGCCCTTCGAAGAAAACCGGTTTCTCGCGGCGGTCCGGGCCGCAGTTCTGGCCGCCGAGGAAACCACCCCCGGCCAGCCGGCGCCGAAACGGCGCGCGGAGACCGCCGCCAGCAGCGATCCCGCTGCCAGCATCGGCTCCTCCGAGGCGATGAAACAGGTGCATCGGGTGATTTCATCGGTCGCGGGCTCCATCGCCACCGTCTTCATCACGGGCGAAAGTGGCACCGGCAAAGAGCTCGCGGCCATCGCCCTGCACACCCAATCCCCCCGCGCGCGCGGCCCGTTTATCGCTCTGAACTGCGGCGCAATCCCACATGACCTGCTGGAATCCGAGGTATTCGGCCATCTGAAAGGCAGTTTCACCGGCGCCATCGCCGATAAGCCCGGTGCAGCAATGGCGGCGGATGGTGGTACGCTGTTCCTCGACGAGGTTTGCGAGATGGCGCCTGCCCTGCAGACCAAGCTTCTGCGCTTCCTGCAAACCTCGATGGTGCAGCCGCTCGGTGCAACGCGACCGCAAAAGGTTGATGTCCGGATCATCTGCGCCACAAACCAAGACCCACTCGATGCGGTGCGGCGCGGGCAGTTCCGCGAAGACCTCTATTACCGCCTTCATGTGGTGCCGCTTCATATGCCACCTTTGCGGGATCGCGGCCGCGACGCTGCCGAAATCGCCGAGGTCGCGCTGCGCCGCTTTGGTGGTGAAGAGGGCAAGGGGTTCGCGGGGTTCGCGCCCGAGACGCAGCGGATCCTGTTGCGGCATCGCTGGCCAGGAAATGTGCGCCAGCTTTTGAATGTTGTGCGCAATATCGCGGTGATGCAGCCGGGTGGCCTTGTAACGCCGGATATGCTGCCCGGCGACATGCTGCGCGAAGACCCCGGTCAGAACCGGGGGGCCTCACAGCCAGATGCGCCGTCCGGGACCGCCGGGCCGCAGAGAACAGGCTTTGCGCCGGTTGCTACGGGGCTTGACTCCGCCGAGACCGCTTTCGCAGGCAAAACCCTGGCCGAGATCGAACGCATGGCCATCGAAGCGGCGCTTGCGCGACATCAGGGCTCGGTGCCCAAAGCTGCACATGACCTCGACATCTCGGTCTCGACACTCTACCGCCGGATCGAAGCCTGGAAGTCAGATCAGAGCTGA
- a CDS encoding propionyl-CoA synthetase, giving the protein MGYRDVYAHWKSDPEGFWMEQAQGIDWEKQPTRALNADNAPSYEWFADGLVNTCWNAVDRHVEAGRGDQLAIIHDSPVTHLKKGITYRELQKRVASLAGALRAKGVTRGDRVIIYMPMIPEALEAMLACGRLGAIHSVVFGGFAANELAVRINDCTPKAIIAASCGIEPSRIVHYKPLLDAAIDQASHKPEFCVIFQREQEVAQLIEGRDVAWHSFQYGVEPAECVPVEGNHPAYILYTSGTTGAPKGVIRATGGHLVALNWTMKAIYDMAPGEVFWAASDVGWVVGHSYICYAPLISGCTTIVFEGKPVGTPDAGTFWRVIAENKVKSFFTAPTALRAIKRDDPAGEFVKDYNMKHLKYCFLAGERADPDTIAWAARHLNVPVIDHWWQTETGWAIAANPMGIEALPIKPGSPSVPMPGYDIQVLDEGGHPVAPGTLGAIAVKLPLPPGNLPGLWNAEDRFRKSYLSHFPGFYETGDAGYIDEDGYLYIMARTDDVINVAGHRLSTGAMEEVLASHPDVAECAVIGVADTLKGQSPLGFLCLNKGTSRAHGDVVKECVKLMRDRIGPVADFKRALVIDRLPKTRSGKILRGTMVKIADGTEWKMPATIDDPVILDEITIALKSIGLAG; this is encoded by the coding sequence ATGGGGTATCGCGACGTCTACGCGCATTGGAAGTCCGACCCGGAAGGGTTCTGGATGGAGCAGGCCCAGGGCATCGACTGGGAAAAACAGCCCACCCGCGCGCTGAATGCCGACAACGCACCGAGTTATGAATGGTTCGCTGACGGGCTGGTCAATACCTGCTGGAATGCGGTTGACCGCCATGTCGAAGCCGGGCGCGGCGACCAGCTGGCGATCATCCATGACAGCCCGGTCACGCATCTGAAAAAGGGCATCACTTACCGCGAATTGCAAAAACGCGTGGCCAGCCTTGCCGGCGCGCTCAGGGCGAAAGGCGTGACCAGGGGCGACCGGGTCATCATCTATATGCCGATGATCCCCGAGGCGCTGGAGGCAATGCTGGCCTGCGGCCGGCTTGGCGCGATCCATTCGGTCGTCTTCGGCGGGTTCGCGGCCAATGAGCTGGCGGTGCGCATCAATGACTGCACGCCCAAGGCGATCATCGCGGCGTCCTGCGGCATCGAACCCTCACGCATCGTGCATTACAAACCGCTGCTGGATGCCGCCATCGATCAGGCCAGCCACAAACCTGAATTCTGTGTGATTTTTCAGCGCGAACAAGAGGTTGCCCAACTTATCGAGGGCCGCGACGTCGCCTGGCACAGTTTTCAGTATGGCGTTGAGCCCGCCGAATGCGTGCCCGTCGAGGGCAATCACCCGGCCTATATTCTTTATACCTCCGGCACCACCGGCGCACCGAAGGGCGTGATCCGCGCCACTGGCGGCCATCTCGTCGCGCTGAACTGGACCATGAAAGCGATCTATGACATGGCGCCTGGCGAGGTCTTCTGGGCCGCGTCAGACGTGGGCTGGGTCGTCGGCCACAGCTATATCTGCTATGCGCCGCTGATCAGCGGCTGCACCACCATCGTGTTCGAAGGGAAACCCGTCGGCACGCCGGATGCCGGCACGTTCTGGCGGGTGATCGCGGAAAACAAGGTGAAGAGTTTCTTTACCGCACCGACTGCGCTTCGGGCCATCAAGCGCGACGACCCTGCCGGGGAATTCGTCAAAGATTACAATATGAAGCATCTGAAATACTGCTTCCTCGCCGGCGAGCGCGCCGATCCCGACACCATCGCCTGGGCGGCGCGGCATCTGAACGTGCCGGTAATCGACCATTGGTGGCAGACCGAGACCGGCTGGGCCATTGCTGCCAATCCAATGGGGATTGAAGCGCTGCCCATCAAACCCGGCAGCCCTTCGGTGCCGATGCCCGGCTATGATATCCAGGTGCTGGACGAAGGCGGGCACCCGGTCGCCCCCGGCACGCTTGGCGCGATCGCCGTGAAACTACCGCTGCCTCCCGGCAACCTGCCCGGGCTGTGGAATGCCGAAGACCGTTTCAGAAAAAGCTACCTCTCTCATTTCCCCGGCTTTTACGAGACAGGAGATGCCGGTTACATCGACGAGGACGGCTATCTCTACATCATGGCCCGCACTGATGATGTGATCAATGTGGCAGGCCACCGCCTTTCGACCGGCGCGATGGAAGAGGTACTGGCCTCGCATCCGGATGTCGCCGAATGTGCGGTGATCGGGGTGGCAGACACGCTGAAAGGTCAGTCCCCCCTGGGCTTTTTGTGCCTGAACAAGGGCACCAGCCGCGCACATGGCGATGTGGTGAAGGAATGCGTGAAACTGATGCGCGACCGCATCGGCCCGGTTGCTGATTTCAAACGCGCACTGGTGATCGACCGCCTGCCGAAGACCCGCTCGGGCAAGATCCTGCGCGGCACCATGGTGAAAATCGCCGATGGCACCGAATGGAAAATGCCCGCCACCATCGACGACCCCGTGATCCTTGACGAAATCACGATTGCGCTGAAATCCATCGGCCTCGCCGGCTGA
- a CDS encoding NAD kinase — protein sequence MQPKIRFTASKAPAAQAALARLTARYGQIDLRRASVVVALGGDGFMLETLHAQSGRDLPVYGMNCGTIGFLMNAYIDDGLPERLQLAEEALLNPLSMQAENVRGKVTNALAVNEVSLLRQGPQAARLRVSIDGRERMAELVCDGALVATPAGSTAYNYSAHGAILPIGADVLALTAMSAFRPRRWRGALLPKTAEVRFDVLDPDKRPVMADADSRNSVRDVISVVVRSNSAISYRLLFDPGHGLEERLIREQFV from the coding sequence ATGCAGCCAAAAATCAGGTTTACGGCGTCGAAGGCCCCGGCGGCGCAAGCGGCACTGGCGCGGCTGACGGCCCGCTACGGTCAGATCGATCTGCGGCGTGCCTCGGTTGTGGTCGCCCTGGGTGGTGACGGATTCATGCTTGAGACGCTGCACGCGCAATCGGGGCGCGATCTGCCGGTCTATGGCATGAATTGCGGCACCATTGGCTTTCTGATGAATGCCTATATCGATGACGGGCTGCCCGAACGCCTGCAACTGGCCGAAGAGGCGCTGCTCAATCCGCTCTCGATGCAGGCCGAGAATGTGCGAGGCAAGGTCACCAACGCGCTTGCGGTCAATGAAGTGTCGCTCTTGCGGCAGGGTCCCCAGGCGGCGCGGTTGCGGGTTTCGATTGATGGTCGCGAACGGATGGCGGAGCTGGTCTGCGACGGCGCGCTGGTGGCGACACCGGCCGGGTCGACCGCCTATAACTATTCGGCGCATGGGGCGATTCTGCCAATCGGCGCCGATGTTCTGGCCCTGACGGCGATGTCGGCCTTCCGCCCGCGCCGCTGGCGTGGTGCGCTTTTGCCGAAAACAGCCGAGGTGCGCTTCGATGTGCTCGACCCGGATAAGCGCCCGGTCATGGCCGATGCGGATAGCCGCAATTCGGTGCGCGATGTGATCTCGGTCGTGGTCCGTTCAAATTCCGCAATCAGCTATCGTCTGTTGTTCGACCCGGGGCATGGCCTTGAGGAACGGCTGATCCGAGAGCAGTTTGTATGA
- the glyA gene encoding serine hydroxymethyltransferase, which yields MTAQTRDSGFFTESLSSRDPELFGAVRSELGRQRDEIELIASENIVSLAVLEAQGSVLTNKYAEGYPGKRYYGGCQYVDIAETLAIERAKELFGCKFANVQPNSGSQMNQAVFLALLQPGDTFMGLDLNSGGHLTHGSPVNMSGKWFKVISYGVRQQDQRLDMDEVRKKALEHRPKLILAGGTAYSREWDWAAFRAIADEIGAYLHVDMAHIAGLVAGGVHASPLPHAHVVTTTTHKSLRGPRGGMVLTNDEDIAKKINSAVFPGLQGGPLMHVIAAKAVAFGEALRPEFKAYAAQVKTNAAAMADELMKGGIDIVSGGTDNHLCLADLRPKKVTGKAAEAALGRAHITCNKNGVPFDPEKPFVTSGIRLGAPAGTTRGFGEAEFRQISRWIVEVVDGLAANGEDGNGEVEAKVKAEVQALCDRFPLYPTL from the coding sequence ATGACCGCCCAGACCCGCGATTCCGGCTTTTTCACCGAATCTCTTTCCTCGCGCGACCCCGAGCTTTTCGGGGCTGTGCGCTCTGAACTTGGCCGCCAGCGCGATGAGATCGAGCTGATCGCGAGCGAGAACATCGTCTCCCTCGCGGTTCTGGAAGCCCAGGGCTCGGTGCTGACGAACAAATATGCCGAGGGGTATCCGGGCAAGCGCTATTACGGCGGCTGCCAGTATGTCGACATCGCCGAAACCCTCGCGATCGAGCGCGCGAAAGAGCTTTTTGGCTGCAAATTCGCCAATGTGCAGCCGAATTCCGGCAGCCAGATGAACCAGGCCGTCTTCCTCGCGCTTTTGCAGCCGGGCGACACCTTCATGGGGCTCGACCTGAATTCGGGCGGACACCTCACCCATGGCTCGCCGGTCAATATGTCGGGCAAGTGGTTCAAGGTCATATCTTACGGCGTGCGCCAGCAGGACCAGCGCCTCGATATGGACGAGGTGCGCAAGAAAGCCCTCGAGCACAGACCAAAGCTGATCCTGGCGGGGGGCACCGCCTATAGCCGCGAATGGGACTGGGCCGCCTTCCGGGCGATTGCTGATGAGATCGGCGCTTACCTCCATGTTGATATGGCACATATCGCGGGCCTTGTGGCCGGCGGCGTGCATGCCTCGCCGCTGCCGCATGCCCATGTGGTGACCACCACGACCCACAAGAGCCTGCGCGGCCCGCGTGGGGGTATGGTGCTCACAAATGATGAAGACATCGCTAAGAAAATCAATTCGGCGGTCTTCCCCGGCCTGCAGGGCGGCCCGCTGATGCATGTGATCGCCGCCAAAGCGGTCGCATTCGGCGAAGCGCTGCGCCCCGAGTTCAAGGCCTATGCAGCCCAGGTGAAAACCAATGCGGCAGCCATGGCGGATGAGCTGATGAAGGGCGGGATCGATATCGTCTCGGGCGGTACCGACAACCATCTTTGCCTCGCCGATCTGCGGCCCAAGAAAGTGACCGGCAAGGCGGCCGAGGCGGCGCTTGGCCGCGCCCATATCACCTGCAACAAGAACGGCGTGCCGTTTGATCCGGAAAAGCCGTTTGTGACCTCGGGCATCCGTCTGGGCGCGCCGGCAGGCACCACGCGCGGGTTCGGCGAGGCCGAATTCCGCCAGATCTCGCGCTGGATCGTCGAAGTGGTTGATGGGCTCGCCGCCAATGGCGAAGACGGCAACGGGGAGGTCGAGGCCAAAGTGAAGGCCGAGGTCCAGGCCCTGTGCGACAGGTTCCCGCTTTACCCGACCCTCTGA